The Silene latifolia isolate original U9 population chromosome Y, ASM4854445v1, whole genome shotgun sequence sequence GGGAGCCTCGGCTTACGATGAGAATGAGTACTCGGGCAAGGAGGGCCTCCGAGACAAAGCCCTCACAAATTGGAAAAAGTTTGCTTCGGTGTCAACTGTAGCACAAACTAAATTCCTTGACCAAAACGTTCTTATCGGGTTGGGAATGCTTCCCATGGCCCGAATGCTCTTAGAAAAGGTCGGGCTTGAGTCTTACATTAACATGGCCGCACCCACCCGAAGAGGTGTTACCTTTGAGTTTCTTTCTTCTTTGGAGAGAGTGAAATCGGGAAGGGACAAGACCCCGGGGATCAAATTCTGGGCATGCCGGCTTACCCACACCTTGACTTATGGTGAGGTAAGAGAGGCCCTCCATATCACCAAAGCCCCCATCAAAGAAAcccttgacaaaaaaaaaaagatgagagCCTTTTGGAATGATATCACGGGGGATGTGAGGCATGGCAATTCCAAAAACACAACCCTTCCAAACCCGGTTTTGCGCCTCTTGAGCCGCCACATAAACACCAACTTCTTGGTCATGACCGAACCCACTAAAATGAATTACCTTCAAATACAATGCCTATGGTCCATGACCCCGGAGGGGAGGGGAATACCGGATTGGGTTGACTTGTTTGTGAGTGTTTGCCTTGAGTTACAAAAGGAACCAAAGGGGACCATTTTCATTGGGGGCATGATTGAATTGATTGTGGAAAAGACGGGTGTACCAATTCCACCTAATGCTTATGAACTTGACGGAAGTAGTCTCATGGACTACAAATTCTTAGGAAAAGCACACATGCTTTAGGTGGTTGACAAAATCACCCCCTTGGTAATTTGGTGCATGGGTGGCCAAAACTACAAGTACTACATGTACTTACCCCGTCCTCGCAACTCACCCTTGGGTTAGGGGATTGCACAAGACTTCTATATGCCTCCCGACGACGCATTTGTGGACCTTTGGGTTGATAGAGCCCAAGTAGTTGAACCGGATAATGATGAGGGTGGAGAGCAACCACAAGTGGGAGGAGCTTTAACTTTTGGTGATATGCCACATGATGATGCACCATATGATGAACCCATGCCTAATGCTCCGTATGATGAGCCCTATTTCACTCCacctcaaatgccacaagaacaacaacaacaatatcctTTCACGGATCCTCAATTCAACTACCCGGCTTTCCAAACATGGCAATCGAACATCACAAACCGTGTCACAAACCTTGAGTCTACCCTTTCTCAAATGCAACTTACGGAGAATGTTCGGTGGGGAATCACCGAAAACCGCTACCACCACTACCAAGAGGATTTGGAGGAGATGAGTTTTACCCAAAATGCAACTTTTGATATGGTGGCGGCCATGAATGCTCAATACATGCAACAATTCCCCACCCAATACCAAGGGTATAATGAGActaaggttaatgaaacaagagCCGAAATGGCTAGAtttagaagaagaagagaatcaaGAAGAAGGGGAGGACCTCCGGGACATGGAGGTGCCTCAAGCTCACACTCTTGAGTGAGTTTAGGGTGTTCACCtcacactttggggacaaagtgaagatttaagtgtggggtGGCCATGAGTTGGTAaaatcatgtatatattgtaatATATTTGTTTCATGCATCGTatttcaattcaaaaaaaaaagaaaaaaaaaagaaaaaaaagaaaaaaaaaaaaaaaaaaaaaacccggctaggatgaaaacccgaaaaggcatcctaggcaaaagtgggaaagtggccgaggccggagtgaaaacccgaaagggcgctccaggcaaaatgaaaaaaaaagagtgcgagccacgagagtagaggtgaggaaaagagctaaaccgaaaacccgaaagggcggtttaggcaaaatgagagaattaggaaaaaaaaaatttgaaaaatcttgTCGACCTTTTTGAAGCCTTGAAATCATGTCACATACATGACTATTTCCATTTGGTGTTGTTGACATAAGTGGTGGAGCTCTAGAAGGCCGGAAGGGTAGGTTAGTAGTGTGCCAAGACTAGGAGGGGGATTGGGAAGCTTACCTTGTTACTAGTGCTTGGCATACTTGTTGTTTGGAGTTGAATTGTTTTGACTTGTCTTATGCATGGTTGGTGAGGTTGAGTTTGGTTATTAAGTTGCGAATTGTTGGAGAATTGTTGAAGTATGGAGGTATTTGAGGTTACCTAATTGATAGGTTAGGAGAGGCTTTGATGACTATGGTAGCCTTGTGCTGAACcaagtggagtgataagggggagtaATAAGGAGGATGTGATGAGTTTGGGAAAAAGGTGAATGGTTGAATTGGTGGACTTAGGATCATCTTAGAAGAGGGATGACATAAGGAGGGGGAGTGAGAGAAGAGAGGTTAGTATTGGTGGAATTTGGGTCACTTACTCACTTGTTGGAGCTATGAAGAAAAGTGACCATGTGCTTTAGTCGAGGGATGATATAAGAAGGAAGAGTGAGATAAAGAGAGGGGAATTAGGAGTGCCCATACTTTCTTGGCTTAGGTGGTGATTAGATTTACTCTagtttactcgggacgagcaaagggctaagtgtggggtgtttgatgagctcctatttctacaTAGTTTTGGAACCATTTGGAGCTCATTTGGTAACATTTGGGGATAGTTTTTGACGATTTTCACATTATTTAACCAATTCCGAATACATTATCATTTAGCATGTTTCTAATGAATAACAAGATGCTAAGAGAACAATGGAAGTGTCCAAGGAAGGGTGATGAACAAGCATTGAAGAAATACCATGAGAAAGCCTTCCAAGGATCAAGCAAAGCACGAAAGAAAAGCGCACTACAGCAAGGAACTTgcaccgtgcgagtttccagacaccagaactcgcacggtgcgacttTTCTGGGTTTCATGCCGTTTTGTGTCACGAGATTTTCCCGTGTTAAGCCCATGATTATTAGGTTACGTTATACTATAAATAGGATGTTTTCAAGTAGGTTAAGATATCTTATGCACacttttaattaatcaagttgtaatttgggaattattcatctttgttattgggtttagatctagcatggagaactaatctccctctcttaatccgactcaaaggtgtaatctttggttgtaagactccttaatctttccttaattattattattgttcttaatctcttgtgtttaattgattaattttggaatccttgttagattatagtgattaagtgtgatttccttgttacttAATCttttcaagttccttaatttacatgttgttgggtttattaagtgtgatttccttgtaatcccatCTTGCAACAAGTTTttattagactaatgaatgtgatttcttcttggtttaattaacatttgagagattaagttgtgattgctcattaattgtgatttcattgtgagtaATTGCACCTATTAGATTTCTATTGcttcatcttcttgttaattAATCTATGTGTGTGATTTGAACTTGAGGAGTTAATAAGTTGGgtcaattattaagtgtgatttccttgtgattgacttttaattaagggaatttggagaTTCAATCTCACTAATAGGACAATAATAGTAATTAGAAGGATTGATTGAGTGGTTTTATCAACTAAAGTGCCTAAATTTGGGTCGGATTAAGTCTCTCTCAAATTGATAAATTTCCATCTAAAGACTCACTTGCTTGATTACTtgttgcttactcttgtttgattTTTATCTTGCTTTTGTTACAATTGAAAACCAAACCAACCCCCCTCCCCCTTTTTACATATTTGTTGTTACTTTGGcacaattgttctaattgctcttttaatttcactattgcaaaacctcccttctcttgggttcgatcccttgcttactactttactagtttagaattagtgttaattagtatgcttagtggtatataaattgttaatttggccgtcttttattACGATGTTTTAGGCGTGTCAATTATACATCAGTTAACAAAGAAAAAGCTATGGAAACTTTATCAGATTATCCAATGCAGTCCATCCAAATTTGATCTCGCTGCTTCAACGTACTTGTATTCCTTCTTTGCCATCTCTCCCTAACCTCTGACACAATCTCTGACACAACCTTGTTCACCACTATCTCAGGCCTAGTGACATGATTCTGAATCCGAGCATTATTCCTTGCATTCCAGATTGTATAAGTAGTACCAACAACACAGGCACAAACCATCTTCCTTTGCAGCTTACTCCTTCCTCTGCCATTAGCATAGCACTGTCCCAAAGAGTTAGCAGAAAATTgaattttcaatttcaattgcATCATACTAACACACAGCTTACTGAATGCACACTCATAGAACAGGTGAGCATGACATTCAGGTTCATTTCAACACAAATAAGAATCAGTACCCTGCCCAATTCCCATCTTAAGGATCCTATCCCTTGTGAGCAGTCATTCCTGTTTGCTAGCCCAATAGATAAATGAAGTTCTAGGTACATTCAGATTGTTCCAGCagacaaaatgacaattgactTTAGGATTCTGAATCCTTAGCCATTGATAACCCTCAGCAACTGAATAAACTTTGTCATTATCTAGCCAACGATCATCAACATAAGCAATTTTGAAAATATTCTTAACGTGCACTATCTTCTTCCATGACCGGCTGCTATCTTGTGGAGCATTATAGTCTATCCAGTCCATATTTTTCATATAGACATGATTTACCCATCGAACCCATATGTGATCTTTTTTAGCACCCAACCACCAGGTATATTTTCCCAATAATGCCTTGCTCCAGATTTTTGAAGCCTTAATTCCCAGCCCCGTTCTTCTTTAGGTGTGCAACACTTCTCCCAACTCACATTAGGTGCCCTTGATTAAGAGTCATTTCCTCCCCATAAAAAATTCCTACAAATAGAGTCTATCTTATTCATTATCCCACTTGGAATTAGGAAGATTGTTGCCGAGTAAGAGTGTAAGGAAGTGAGTACTAAGTTAACTAGCACCAACCTCCCTGCATAGGATAGATGTCTAGTACCCCAGGATCTTATCCTAGCTACAATCCTGTCAGTTAACTTAGCTCCTTCAGTTTTGTGAGTTTCTTAGAGGATATAGGGACACCAAGATATTTAAATGGTAGTGTCCCCCTCCTAAAACCAGAGACCTGAACAATGTTGCCAATGACATCCCTTGTAACCCCATTGAAATAAATATCAATTTTCTCTCTATTAAGGCATAAACCTGAAGATGTTGAGAAAGTTGCAAATTCTCTCAACATCCACATAATAGAAACTTCAGTGCCTTTAAAAAATAGTAACAAATCATCCGCAAAGAGAAGATGGTTCAGTTGAATATGTCCACACATAGGGTGGAACGTAAAGTCAGCCTGCTGAGCAACCACATTCAAGATTTTAGACAAATACTCCATGCATAGAGTGAAAAGCAAGGAGGAGAGTGAATCCCCTTGCCTTAGCCCTCATTTTCCTTGAAAAAATCCAAAAGAGTTACCATTGATATTTAAAGAGTAAGGAGTAGAGACACAAGTCATTATGAGATCAATAAATGTCTTAGGGAATTTCAAAGCGTTCAACATTTGCCTCAAAAAACCCCCGCTCCACAAAATCATAAACTTTTCTAAAAACTATCTTAATTAAGCATCTTGGTGAAGCTGCCTTCCTACTgtacatgtaacacccccatttatttaggagcctttagctagacattcccaaataaataggactgtaaccatctcggtttcccgaggtagtgaataacaaagtacaacaataccaaaatactttaaattaaaacttagcgatcaCAGGTTTATTACAAatgaatcaactaaaacttagtataaaaatatttacaactcgcagcggaaataaataaagtgatataattaatctatgtgatctagacttccaCTATGGTCCatgtcgagctctcatcccattgctcacaagtcagctaatcttttgtacctgtcaaatctgctccccataaaacggttcaccgcaggtgttcacaaatacacagtcaaccgcgaggttgagtaggaataaaactaaacaacaacatacaattatcaatccaattcaattcacttttattgcacaaccccctgacaacgtgctccttttctttacttagcacaactcccttaacaacgtgctcacattactttggtacccctcccttaacaacgtaccgcaatatgtaatagtacccctccctcacaacgtacatattaccatcaccccagtgtac is a genomic window containing:
- the LOC141628474 gene encoding uncharacterized protein LOC141628474 → MEYLSKILNVVAQQADFTFHPMCGHIQLNHLLFADDLLLFFKGTEVSIMWMLREFATFSTSSGLCLNREKIDIYFNGVTRDVIGNIVQVSGFRRGTLPFKYLGVPISSKKLTKLKELS